The ANME-2 cluster archaeon region TAGGGCTGACATAACCAATATAGAGCGTCTCAGTCTTAAGAATGGCCTAAACACTTTCCAAATCTCGGGTGCTGAATTTAATTATGCAAATAATGGAGCCGGAATATTAGTAATAATCGATGATGGTACCCCACAAAAAGATATTCAACTGCTGGATGGGAACGATTTTGCATTTAGTGGATTTGAACCTACATTAGATACCACTGTTCCTCAGACCTTTATCTTTGCACCGGCAACCACTGATAGGCAGGCAGACCTCTCTATGTTTTTCAGCAGTGTTGCAGGAACGACAAGTGGCGGCGAATTCCGTCCCAGTTCAATAAAAATCACTACAGATATGGGTACAGAAGTTTATTTTGACAATTACCTTGACAGCAACGACGGTCAAGAGTGGGATACCCTGAAATTAACGGTTGATATCCCAGCACAAGCAACCCAATTGACGGTACAGGCACTTTCTGAAAACCGCATTTTAAATTATGATGTCCCCGCTTCCTTTGTATGGACTGCTGCAGCCCTGTCCATACCCTACGAAATTTCGCCTGCTAAGGGTCGCATGACTGGAGGGGGAAGTGTTTTCACAGACGATAATGCTCGGGTTACTCTTGGTTTTGAGATCCACTGTGATTTAAGTAAACCGAACAATTTACAGGTGAACTGGCCAGATGGAAATAAGTTTCATATGCTTGAATTGACATCTGCAATTTGCACAGATGATCCAGAAATCAATCAGAAACCACCTGTAGCTCCACTTGACACCTTCACGGGTGTGGGGACTGGCAGGTTCAATGGTGTAGAGGGTGCGACCATCAACTTTATATTCGTTGACAAAGGAGAACCAGGAAAATCAGATACTGCATGGATACTAATCGTTGATAACGATGGGCAAGAAGTGCTATCTGTAGAAGGATCCATAAAATATGGGAACCTGCAGGCCCATAAATGATTAAGCCATTGAATAATTTAAGTAGGCCTTATATGAAATAAATTCAATACTGGCTTTTCTGGAGAAGAAGAGCCAGTATTAATTTTTAAGTGTTAAACACCGATTTTTATCAGTCGTTTATATTCCACAAAGAATCTACCATTTTTGAATCAAAAACTACAGGCCAGTAACATTTTTTCAGGGAATATAGAATCGGTCTGGCAATCTTGTATTTGTTGATATCCCCTCATGGATTATTTGCGAATATCCTGAGTATCCGATTTCTTGTGGTATATAGCGTATAAATTTCTCCTCAAATCTTGATATATTGAAATGCATTTATAGATTCCAGTATGTCAAGATAGAAAGGCAAACCCTCAAATATGAGGGAATGCCATGCATGTTTAGCCACATGCAAGAGTTACTACATCAACAAGACATAAAAACAAATCCCCCTCTTTCAGTTCGAATGATATTTGAGGACAATCATAATTGGGATGCATTTAGCCTTGCTAATAAAGCCATTCTTCGTGATGTTGAAATTAAAGAAGTCAACAAGATGATATCTTGTAAGGATGAAAAATGTGGTTTTTTTATTCAGGAATGGAAAATAGACTTCTTTGACAATATCAATAAGGGCGTTTGCTTCCAATTGTGAACAATTCACCCCATATATTGCTTATTGTTTGAATTGAGTGTCAAGTGTCTTGAAAGAGAGTCTATCATTTCGTTCTTTTTCTTGATTTCGTTTCATTTTTAATACCTCAGTTTTGTGTATATTTATCTTACAAAGCTGAAGTACTGGCCATATGGCACTATTTCTAAAACGGGATCGTGACAACAAAAATACACAACTCAACACCCCCACTTTAATTGGACATGCTTCTTATACTAAAAATTTATTCAGGTCTCAATAGGGGGTAAAAACCAATGGCCAGAATGAAATGCGAGGCAAACGGCATTACCATCGAAATAAGTCATAGCTCGTGCGTGGGCTGCGGTAAATGCAGGGATAACCGTCCCGCAGATGTTTTTGAACTGGCGGACAGCAAGGCCACGGCATCCATTGTGTGAGAATGCAGCGAATGCTGCCTGTGTGTAGATGTATGCATCGTAAAAGCCATAACTCATAGTTCCGCTGAGACCGGAAAAATCATCGTTTTGGTTAAAATTTTGGTGCAGGGTTTCTACTAACCCCCAAAAAAAATCCCACGGAATCACCCCGTATTCAACCCGAAATCCCACTTCTGCCTCTTCCCCCCTATCCAGCAGCATCCTGCCCTTTTCGGGCGGTTGGGGCACGAACTCCAGCAGGTCGGGCACGAAACGTGAGGGATCTTCCATGAGGGTTATGGAGGGGGTTATGGTGGAGGTTATGTTATGAGCCTTACCAGTTATGTACATGAGTGCCGCAGCTACCGAAATAACCAGATTGCTCTGCACCGGGTTACTGCCAACAGATCGTACAACGTTCAACAACGTTCAACAACGTTTCAATTATATTTGAAACAATATATACTTAACATTAGAATTTCACATAGTTTGAAATCATGGAAGAAATAGAGATACCAGATTCAATCAGGTGTGAATTCGAAATAAAAGGTGGTATAGATGGAATTGTTGAATTGCTTCCTGATGATCAAAGAATAGGATATATCAGCTCGATCGCCCGTGCGATATCAGATCCTGTACGGCTTAGGGTGTTATTTGCACTTTGTATACAGCCGATGTGTGTCTGCCTGATAGTCGCGATGACAGAGTATGCATACTCGAAGATGTCATATCATCTTTCTATACTCAGGGATGGCGGTTTGATATGCTCAAAGCAGGAGGGAAATTATCTGATATATTATCCGACAGATCTTGGTAGAAAAGTTGTGGAATGGATTGGAAAATCGTTGTGACTGTTGCCATCATCGTTGAGACTCTTATTAAACTTCCAAACAAATCATAGTAGTGCGGGGTTATAGGTAAGTCCGAAAAAGTGTACGCAATTTCATATTTCATGCACAACCGTTTTTTTATGAGCT contains the following coding sequences:
- a CDS encoding winged helix-turn-helix transcriptional regulator is translated as MEEIEIPDSIRCEFEIKGGIDGIVELLPDDQRIGYISSIARAISDPVRLRVLFALCIQPMCVCLIVAMTEYAYSKMSYHLSILRDGGLICSKQEGNYLIYYPTDLGRKVVEWIGKSL